GCAACGCCGTGCTGGCGGTGTGGCTGTGGCGCCGGGTGCGCCGCTGCCGGCAGGTCGAATCGCAGATGCAGCAGTGGCTGGCCGAACACGGGCTGCTCGCGCTGGTGGCCCGCCGGACCTCCAACGCGGTGATCATCACCGACCGGGCGCTGCGCATCACCTGGGTCAACGACGCCTTCACGCAGGTCTACGGCTACAGCCCGGAGCAGGCGCTGGGCGCCACCCCCGGCCGCCTGCTGGGCCACCCGGACAGCTCGCCGGCGGCGATCGACACGCTGCTGCGTTCGGCCGCGGCCGGCGTCGGCTGCCGGGTCGAGATCCTGAACCGGGCGGCCGACGGCCACGACGTCTGGGTCGACACCGAGGTGCAGCCGGTGCACGACGACGCCGGCCAGGTGATCGGCTTCGTCGAGATCGCCACCGACATCAGCGCCAGCAAGCTCGCCGTGCAGGAGATCGCCGACCAGCGCCGGCGGCTGGCCGCCATCATCGACGGCACCCAGGCCGGCACCTGGGAACACGACCTGGCGAAAAGCGAGAACCGCGTCAACGCGGCCTACGCGCAGATGCTCGGCTACACGCTGCCCGAGTACACGGCGCTGCTGCGGGCGCATTCGTTCCCGTCGCTGGTGCATCCCGACGATCTGGCGCGCGTGGAGCAGGCGCGCGAGTCGCACCTGACGGGACGCAGCAGCGAGTACGAGGCCGAGTTCCGGATGCGCCACAAGGCCGGCCACTGGGTCTGGATCCAGAGCCGCGGGCGCGTGACCGGGCACGACGCGCACGGACGCCCGCTCGTCATCGCCGGCATCCACCTCGACATCTCGGCGCGCAAGCACGCCGAGCTCGAACTCACCCGCGGCCAGCAGCGCCTGGCCAACATCCTGGCCGGCACCGACGTCGGCACCTGGGAATGGAATGTCGAGACCGGCGAAACCATCTTCAACGAACGCTGGGCCGGGATCGCCGGCTACACGCTCGACGAGCTGGCGCCCACCCACATCGGCACCTGGAGCGCGCTCACGCATCCCGACGACCTGCGCCGCTCGGCGGTGCTGCTCGAGCACCACTTCAACGGCGCGCTGCCCGCCTACGAGTGCGAGGTGCGCATGCGCCACCGCGACGGCCACTGGGTCTGGGTGCTCGACCGCGGCAAGCTGTCGGGCCGCAGCGAGAGCGGACGCCCGCTGTGGATGGCCGGCACGCACATGGACATCAGCGAGCGCAAGCACGCCGAAGCCGCGCTGCGCGCCAGCCAGGACCTGCTCGACCGCACCGGCCGCATCGGCGGCGTGGGCGGCTGGTCCTACGACCTCGGCACGCAGGAAATCCTCTGGACCGACCAGACCTGCCGCATCCACGGCGTCGAGCCCGGACACCGTCCGACCCTGACCGAGGTGATGTCGTACTTCGACCCCGAAAGCCGGCCGCTGCTCGAACAGGCGGTGCAACGCAGCATCGCCACCGGCGAGGGCTACGACATGGAGCTGCCGTTCACCACCGCCGGCGGCCAGCACATCTGGGTGCGCGCCGTCGGCGAGACCGAATTCGTCGGCGACCAGGCGGTGCGCATGCTCGGCACGCTGCAGGAAGTGACCGCGCGGCGCGAGCTGGAGTCGGAGCTGCGGCGCAACAACGAGGTGCTGGCCAGCGTGCTCGAGAACCTGCCGTGCGGCCTGAGCGTGTTCGATGCCGACGGCCTGCTGGTGGCCGCGAACGCCCAGTTCCGCAGCCTGCTGGACCTGCCCGACCGCCTGTTCGAGGGCCCGGTCACGCGCTTCGAGGACATCATCCGCCACAACGCCGAACACGGCGAATACGGCCCCGACGACATCGAGGCCAAGATCCGCACCATCGTCGACCGGGCTCGTTCGCCGGTCGTGCAGCACCAGTTCGAGCGGGTGCGCCCGGACGGCACCTCGCTCGAGATCCGCGGTGGCCCGCTGCCCGCCGGCGGCTTCGTGACCACCTACACCGACATCAGCGCACGCCGCAAGGCCGAGGCCGAGGTGCAGCGCAGCGCGCAGCTGCTGCGCGGCGCCATCGACACCATCGACGAGGCCTTCGTGCTCTACGACCCCGACGACCGGCTGGTGTTCTGCAACGACAAGTACCGCCGCATCTACGCCGCCTCGGCCGACCTGATCGTGCCCGGCACCACCTTCGAGGAGATCGTGCGCAAGGGCGCCGAACGCGGCCAGTACGTCGACGCGATCGGCCGCGTCGACGACTGGGTGGCCGAGCGCATGGCCGCGCACCGTGCCGGCAACGCCCCGCTGGTGCAGGCGCTCGACGACGGCCGCACGCTGCGCATCGTCGAGCGCCGCATGCCCGACGGCCACACCGTGGGCTTTCGCATCGACATCACCGAATTCCAGCGTGCCCGCGAGGCGGCCGAAGCGGCCTCGCGCGCCAAGAGCGAGTTCCTGGCCAACATGAGCCACGAGATCCGCACGCCGATGAACGCC
This portion of the Leptothrix cholodnii SP-6 genome encodes:
- a CDS encoding PAS domain-containing hybrid sensor histidine kinase/response regulator, whose protein sequence is MPAGAIVLSLCAAAIAGWLLVAAGDARPEAPQHAWAPWLASAAGLLGNAVLAVWLWRRVRRCRQVESQMQQWLAEHGLLALVARRTSNAVIITDRALRITWVNDAFTQVYGYSPEQALGATPGRLLGHPDSSPAAIDTLLRSAAAGVGCRVEILNRAADGHDVWVDTEVQPVHDDAGQVIGFVEIATDISASKLAVQEIADQRRRLAAIIDGTQAGTWEHDLAKSENRVNAAYAQMLGYTLPEYTALLRAHSFPSLVHPDDLARVEQARESHLTGRSSEYEAEFRMRHKAGHWVWIQSRGRVTGHDAHGRPLVIAGIHLDISARKHAELELTRGQQRLANILAGTDVGTWEWNVETGETIFNERWAGIAGYTLDELAPTHIGTWSALTHPDDLRRSAVLLEHHFNGALPAYECEVRMRHRDGHWVWVLDRGKLSGRSESGRPLWMAGTHMDISERKHAEAALRASQDLLDRTGRIGGVGGWSYDLGTQEILWTDQTCRIHGVEPGHRPTLTEVMSYFDPESRPLLEQAVQRSIATGEGYDMELPFTTAGGQHIWVRAVGETEFVGDQAVRMLGTLQEVTARRELESELRRNNEVLASVLENLPCGLSVFDADGLLVAANAQFRSLLDLPDRLFEGPVTRFEDIIRHNAEHGEYGPDDIEAKIRTIVDRARSPVVQHQFERVRPDGTSLEIRGGPLPAGGFVTTYTDISARRKAEAEVQRSAQLLRGAIDTIDEAFVLYDPDDRLVFCNDKYRRIYAASADLIVPGTTFEEIVRKGAERGQYVDAIGRVDDWVAERMAAHRAGNAPLVQALDDGRTLRIVERRMPDGHTVGFRIDITEFQRAREAAEAASRAKSEFLANMSHEIRTPMNAILGMLALLHKTELAPRQADYVAKTEGAARSLLRLLNDILDFSKAEAERMVLEARPFRIDQLLRDLSVILSANIGGKEVEVLFDIDPTLPRALVGDAMRLQQVLINLGGNAIKFTAEGEVVVSVAVRERSALGVTLQIAVRDTGIGIAAENQARIFSAFTQAEASTTRRFGGTGLGVAISQRLVALMGGELQVASEPGRGSRFHFCITLPVAPEPADGPADSPPRLAALHALVVDDHPIARDVLGGMCRSLGWQVDLAVSGEQALALMHAQAGAGNSYQAVLVDWQMPGLDGWETARRIRERGLDGAAPIVVMVTAHGRELLAQRSEREPGVLDGFLVKPVTASMLFDAIADARPAQPGPQARARNGAVGLHRLAGLRLLLVEDNPTNQQVARELLTQEGAIVQIANHGEEAVVAVAAATRPFDVVLMDLQMPVMDGYTATRRIRQNLGLTRLPIVAMTANAMSTDREACLAAGMDDHVGKPFDIDHLVQVLRRQAGLAPSSEPAAADARPTRFEASPALLAAAADAGVDLGAALDRLGGRLAVYRQMLRVFVDDLALLPAQLRDDIACSDLASAGRALHTLKGVAATLGATRLARDAAIGEQVLGNGGNATQARPLIDQICRAITAAGPNLAALLQALPAEPASAATPAPSGHAASQPDAGAADATGLHRRLHDLGDLLHSCDMGAIDALAELHRHPAAALLGDRLQALDDAVERLDFERALRACNELIQAYAP